The genomic stretch GTCAAAATAAACTTCGCTTCCTGTAGTCAGCATTGTAAATAGGGGGATTCCCATTTTTCGGGTCAAAATGATGTCACAACCTTTATCTTGAAACTTGCTGTAATACGCCTGAAACGTCTGTACAAGCAAAATTCCTTCTTCCCGGTTCATCTGTCCACTGGCAAGAGCCTGATCCAAAACATAGATACACAGCATTTCCTCAAAAGAAAAAGTTTGTTTCTCCTTTTCACTTCCACTTTCTAAAAAAAGATGTATTGAAATCGGTGTTACCAGATGTTTTCGCTCTATTTCTACACGGGTAAGCACCTTGTTACTCACCGAAGGGGAGAACACATCGGCCAATTCATCCAAAGAAAGTTCATCTTTCATGTTTTTTATTCGGTCAATTCGTGTTAAGATGCTTTCCCTAGGAAAAAAAGTCTCCTGTCCTGTAAAAGAAGATTTACGTATAAACCAATCCTCTGGTATTAGGTTTTTTCGCTTCCAACGATAGAGTTGACCGTATGATATTCCCGTCTGTTCCAAAAGTTCTTTCTTAGATATTAAGTCTTCAGTCATGTAATTCTAACCCCCTGAAGACAATGTAACATAACATTGTTACGCTGTAAATGTACGTTTCGTTCATTTCTCTGTTTTTATTGATGGGACGCTTGTTTTCTCTTTATTTAAAGAAATTTATGTAGAAAAATATATTTATTATTTAGTTACCAACCTGTTGATAACTTTTTGAAAATCCATTGTTTTTTTGTTTTCTATTCACAAATTGGTATTGGATTCGTGGAAAAACAGGATTGACTGTGGGTAATGTGCATAGAATTGTGCATAAACACGAAATTACTAATATCATTTTGCGATGAGTCTGTGAATAACACAATGTTATGCACAAAATGGGTATAACATTGTGAATGACTTTCTTTTTACTTCTCCATTCTTCCATTCACACCTGTGGATGAAGTCTCTTCGGTGCTTTATTTAGTGGCGATGATCCACCGACTTTCGTTATACTAGATGAGTATCAATGATGCTTTATCTTACATAGGGAGGGATTTGGGATTATGGCACTTATGCAATGTCATTTCTATTCAGAAGTACTCGGTATGAATACGACGATGCACGTTATTTTACCTCAGCAAACCGCTACACAGATTGGTGTCGATACCAAACAAAGCAATGGACTTCATCAAACACTTTATCTTCTTCATGGTCTATCTGACGATGACTCAATTTGGCTTCGCCGTACTTCCATTGAACGATATGCATCGGCTTACGGAATTGCTGTCGTTATGCCTAATGCACATCGCAGCTACTATACAGATATGGCAGAAGGAAGCGCTTATTTTAAGCACATATCCGAAGAACTTCCCAATCTTGCCCGTTCTTTCTTCCCTCTATCTGCAGCACGAGAAGATAACTTTGTAGCTGGCTTGTCCATGGGCGGTTATGGCGCAATGAAGATCGCTTTAAGTAAGCCGGAATCTTATGCAGCAGCGGCAAGCCTGTCAGGAGCACTCGACATGGCAAATCTTCAGGATCGGATGAATGAATCTGCGCAAGCGAATACTGAATTTAGACGAGTTTTTGGTGACCATGTGACAGATACCGAGAATGATTTGATGTGGCTATTAAAACAATGTGAACAAAAGGATGGCCCTAAACCGAAGCTGTTCCAATGTTGCGGAACAGAAGACTTTTTATATGAGGACAATCTTCGTTTCCGCTCAGCCGCGGAACAAACACGACTGGATTTCACTTATATAGAAGGCCCCGGTGAACATGAATGGGGTTATTGGGATGCCCGCATTCAGGATGTGCTGAAGTGGCTTCCTCTCTAATTCTTCTTTATAATTTAATGGACAAACTAGCTTTCTTTTAGTTGTAATTTAGTTATCTCTTAGTAGTTATCTGATAGCTATATTTTTAGCTATCCATAGTGATGTATAAAAAAGAGCAGCCACCGGGCTGCTCTTTATCTTTAGTATTTGTCTATAGCTTACTCTAATGAAATAGTCAGTGAGTTAGATCTATTTTTCGAGAGAGTTAGGTTTACATCACTTATACTTAAGCTTCTGCATGCTCAACAAGCCACTGATCCGTGAGCCGCATGATTGCTTCACTCCGTTTGATCGCATCGCATACTTGTTCAGTGGCAGTTCCCCCGTAAACATTCCGTGCATTCACGACCGCTTCCGGCTGAAGTACGGCGTAAATCTCCTCATCAAACAGCTCTGAAAATTGGGTGAATTCATCTAGAGTCAGATCCAGCAAGTATTTGCCGTTCTGAATACAATAAAGAACCGTTTTGCCAATAACTTCGTGTGCCTGGCGGAAAGGCAGTCCTTTGTTCACCAGAAAATCTGCGATATCTGTAGCATTAGAAAAATCTTTATTCACCGCTTCACGCATACGATCTTTGTTCACCTTCATAGTAGCAATCATTGGAGCAAACAACTGCAAAGCCCCTTCAAGTGTCGCTACCGTATCGAACATGCCCTCCTTATCCTCCTGCATATCTTTGTTATAAGCAAGCGGCAAGGATTTAAGAACCGTAAGCAGACCTATGAGATTTCCATAAACTCGGCCTGTTTTACCGCGAACGAGTTCCGGTACATCTGGGTTTTTCTTCTGCGGCATAATGCTGCTTCCCGTACAGAAGGCATCATCCAGTTCTACGAAACTAAATTCCGTACTGCTCCACAGCACCAGCTCTTCACTAAGACGGGATAAGTGCATCATGATCAGGGAGGCATCTGCCAGGAACTCAACGATAAAATCACGATCGCTTACTGCATCAAGACTATTCTCGTATACACGGTCAAATTGCAGCTGTTCTGCTACAAAATGACGATCAATCGGAAAAGTTGTGCCTGCAAGCGCTCCTGCACCAAGCGGAAGAACATTGATTCGTTTGTAACTGTCCATCAGTCTCTCTGCATCCCGCTGGAACATCGACACATAGGCCATTAAATGATGAGCAAAAAGGATCGGCTGCGCTCTTTGCAAATGGGTATAACCTGGCACAATGGTATCCACGTTATCTCTCGCCTGCCCAATAAGTGCTTCTTGCAGCGTATGGAGCATTCCGACAATTTCAATTACCCGGGCACGCAAGTATAAATGCATATCTGTTGCTACCTGATCGTTCCGACTACGACCTGTATGTAATTTGCCGCCTACTGGACCAATCTGATCAATTAAGTTCTTCTCAATATTCATGTGGATATCTTCATCCGATACGGAAAATTCAATCTCACCTGCACGAATTTTACCAAGTACCGTCTGCAACCCTTCTTTAATCGTCTCCACATCTTCCTGAGGTAAAATACCGCACTTTCCTAGCATACTCACATGAGCCAGACTGCCCTGAATGTCCTCTTCTGCTAGTGCTTTGTCAAAGTTAATCGATGCTGTATATTCTTCTACCAGATGATTCGTTTGTTTCGTGAAACGCCCGCCCCATAGTTTACTCATGTCGCTGCCTCCCTTTCACCTCTCATGGACAAAGACCGTCCCTATTACTTATCAAGGAACGGCCTTTCGTCTCCTTACCCTTTATAGCTGCTTTTATTGATTCTGAGCTACTCCAGAACCTACTTTTAGTCTCAATGCGTTCAGACGGATAAAACCTGTAGCATCTCCTTGATCGTACGCTTGTGTTGGATCTGCTTCCATCGTAGCAATGTCGGGATTATATAAGCTGACCGGGCTTTTCACTCCCGCGCCAATCACGTTTCCTTTGTATAACTTCACACGAACCGTTCCGGTTACGTTCTTCTGGCTCTCTGTAACGAGTGCTTGAAGAGCAAGACGTTCTGGAGCAAACCAGAATCCGTTATACACGAGCGTGCTGTAACGAGTAATCAGACTATCGCGCAGGTTCATCACTTCACGGTCCATTGTGATGGACTCCATTTTGCGATGTGCTGTAAATAGAATGGTTCCTCCTGGTGTTTCATACACGCCGCGGCTCTTCATGCCGACAAAACGGTTCTCCACCATATCCACACGGCCAATTCCATGTTTGCCGCCCAGTTCATTCAGTTTCTCCATTACTTCCAGCGGGCTAAGTTTCTCACCATTCAAAGCAACACAGTCACCTTTATAAAATTCAAGCTCCAGATATTCTGCTTCATTCGGTGCATCCTCAGGATCATTACTCAGTAAGTACATTTCTTTGTTCTCAGGAGTGGTTGCATCAAACCAAGGATCTTCAAGGACACCACTTTCATAACTGATATGTAGTAAGTTACGGTCTGTAGAGTATGGTTTTGCTGCGGATGCGGT from Paenibacillus polygoni encodes the following:
- a CDS encoding YhbD family protein yields the protein MTEDLISKKELLEQTGISYGQLYRWKRKNLIPEDWFIRKSSFTGQETFFPRESILTRIDRIKNMKDELSLDELADVFSPSVSNKVLTRVEIERKHLVTPISIHLFLESGSEKEKQTFSFEEMLCIYVLDQALASGQMNREEGILLVQTFQAYYSKFQDKGCDIILTRKMGIPLFTMLTTGSEVYFDTGVKEVLRLSLNTYLEQLKVKLSESEGF
- a CDS encoding alpha/beta hydrolase — translated: MALMQCHFYSEVLGMNTTMHVILPQQTATQIGVDTKQSNGLHQTLYLLHGLSDDDSIWLRRTSIERYASAYGIAVVMPNAHRSYYTDMAEGSAYFKHISEELPNLARSFFPLSAAREDNFVAGLSMGGYGAMKIALSKPESYAAAASLSGALDMANLQDRMNESAQANTEFRRVFGDHVTDTENDLMWLLKQCEQKDGPKPKLFQCCGTEDFLYEDNLRFRSAAEQTRLDFTYIEGPGEHEWGYWDARIQDVLKWLPL
- the argH gene encoding argininosuccinate lyase, which produces MSKLWGGRFTKQTNHLVEEYTASINFDKALAEEDIQGSLAHVSMLGKCGILPQEDVETIKEGLQTVLGKIRAGEIEFSVSDEDIHMNIEKNLIDQIGPVGGKLHTGRSRNDQVATDMHLYLRARVIEIVGMLHTLQEALIGQARDNVDTIVPGYTHLQRAQPILFAHHLMAYVSMFQRDAERLMDSYKRINVLPLGAGALAGTTFPIDRHFVAEQLQFDRVYENSLDAVSDRDFIVEFLADASLIMMHLSRLSEELVLWSSTEFSFVELDDAFCTGSSIMPQKKNPDVPELVRGKTGRVYGNLIGLLTVLKSLPLAYNKDMQEDKEGMFDTVATLEGALQLFAPMIATMKVNKDRMREAVNKDFSNATDIADFLVNKGLPFRQAHEVIGKTVLYCIQNGKYLLDLTLDEFTQFSELFDEEIYAVLQPEAVVNARNVYGGTATEQVCDAIKRSEAIMRLTDQWLVEHAEA
- a CDS encoding argininosuccinate synthase; this encodes MAKEKIVLAYSGGLDTSVILKWLKETYDAEIIAFTADIGQKDELDGLEEKALATGASKVYIDDLREEFAKDFIYPMFQAGAMYEGQYLLGTSIARPLIAKRMVDIAIAEGATAIAHGATGKGNDQVRFELNAAALTPDIAVIAPWRLEEFRNQFPGRAEMIAYAEKHGIPVTASAAKPYSTDRNLLHISYESGVLEDPWFDATTPENKEMYLLSNDPEDAPNEAEYLELEFYKGDCVALNGEKLSPLEVMEKLNELGGKHGIGRVDMVENRFVGMKSRGVYETPGGTILFTAHRKMESITMDREVMNLRDSLITRYSTLVYNGFWFAPERLALQALVTESQKNVTGTVRVKLYKGNVIGAGVKSPVSLYNPDIATMEADPTQAYDQGDATGFIRLNALRLKVGSGVAQNQ